TTGTACTTTTTACTGGACTGTACTGGACTTGGgtgttcacttttttttttttttttggttagcttgttagtacacgcactccatgttagccacccccgcttgGGTGTTAACTTGGATGGCAAGGATCTCAACCATTGGACAATAGCACTTAGCTATCTATTTTAGATATTTTATATTAGGGAAATTCTCCAGAACTCTCAGAGCATTATAAGTTACAGTTCTCCTAGTCTCATCTATCCATTTGAACAGTTCAATCCATCAATCTGAACTGCCTAGTCCAGAACATGATAGACTACCATCAGAAAAAcacactgattgaatgatccaatccatccttgacttGGCCTTATTATATTACTTAAATATATAAAGTTTTCGATATTTAATTATTCTACAAAGAGAAATGCTCTAATACTCTCATGCAATATAACAAatactaaccatttgatcaatgggctTTAATACTGTAAAGATTGTTTACACAATAATAGGTCAAATCAACAATTTAACCCATTTATTTGTTGGGGGCCATCATGGATTACAAATGATTTTAAAGAATCATAGGCATTCAtaatcatcccatccatggcctggaaaatggatggctagagaAAATAAGgctatggattggatcatctaattAGTGCGATTTTTGCATGGTAATCCACAAATTGTGTTCTGGAGTGAATTTAagagacagttcagatcaatcaattGGACTGTCCAATTCATTGGATGCAACtagaagcactataacttataatgcTCTGAAAGCAGTATAACTTATGGTGTtctaagagcactggagcatctcttataaatatatctaattaaattgttaagtatggGGTTGAGTCGAATCAAGACTTCATTGAAtctttgagtcaactcaactcagtgGAACATCAAGTCCGCCCACCAAACATCAACCTTCTCTTGGAACCTGACTTGAAGAGACCTTTTACTAGCAGCAGCTTAAAATGGCTTATAGACCCCAATTAGTGgaaatgatggggcccacttatttttgTTTGGGGACCCAAGCCACACAAGGATGGCCCCATCATTTTCACCAATGGAAACTGAGGTGATCATCTAACTTTGAACGATCCCATCCATGACACCCATGCCTTAAAAAATGGATATCCTCGATTGTTTACAATAGCAAGGCTCCATCATCAATGCTAACCATCTATTCAATCAGGCCGACTCACACATGGTTTTAGAAATGGATAGTTGAAAGTTGTAACAGAAAGACCAATGTCTGAAGGATTTTTGCGAACAATATGATATTTACAAGGTGGTCAATGAGGACTTGAGGAGTGGGCAAgactgaatggatggttgagcTCGGTTAATTTATCGAGTATTTGCATGTCCATGGGTGTGGAAACCCATGTATGACAGTCTGAACCATTCATCCTGTGGGCTCCAACATGGATTAATTGGCCACTAAACAATGATTGCCCTGtttagaagatcctaaccatccaactgatGAACATTTGTATACTGTTTGCAGCCCATAGTAAACCGTATTTCAGTGTCTTTGATTGCATGCCACCAATCGGACAGCTAGGATCATCCCATCAGCATGATTTCTGGTCCAAGGTTCATCCATCCATAGTTGGAACCATTGAGCAAAACTCAGATCTCATCAATGTGGGATGATTAATAAAATGGTTTTTTTGACTCGTGACTCAGACCGACTCATTTGGTCTTGAGTCAAGTTGAGACTTGCACGATCTGGGTTGAGTCACCCTCTATTTCCAAATCCAGAGACACTGGTAATGAACTGTGGATTGGACTGGACTGAGTCCAAGTTGACTCGGATGAGTCATAACCAACTCAAatgagtctttctagtttagccCTCCTATGGCCACTTCCTAAGATCTCATGTGGGCCCAAATGTGCATGATGCAGGAGGCAATACCTGAATTTCGTGATTCTCCAGGTCCATTTCTATAAGGTCAAGCGCGGTCTGACCATCCTTATTCATGATCGTCATGTCCACCCTTCTGTCCCTTGACAACAACAGCAACAGTGCATCACTACGGTACTTCGCAGCAAGATGAAGAAGAGTGTTTCCATCTGCATTGGGCTCGTTTATCATCCCCTCAAGCTCTGGCATACGCAATAAGCAGTGAACGGTGGAATACTTGCTGTATATAATAGCAATGTGAAATACATTCTTCCCACTTGGATCGAGTTGCTCGCTAACGTCCGGGCAGTGTTTAAGTAGCTCAGTGATCACCAATGGGGAACCAGAAGCAGCCGCAATGTGAAGAGGTGAGCAGCCATTGTTGTCTAATATGTAAGCGAGGGAACGGTCAGATCTCAATAACATTGAAACTATGGTAGGTTTGTCTTGGCATGCTGCATAGTGAAGGGCAGTTCGGCCATGGGTGTCTTGGATTCTGACTATGTCTCTCTTTTGCTCCCATTGGTGTGTTTGCATGGAATTCAGTAGAGAAATGATAATGCAGAATGAAAGCATAGCagaaattttttgaaatgttgGCAACTCATTCCCTGGTGCAAATGTGTGGCAATAAGAACCATAAAAAATTGCGGGGCCCACTGGAGGGACATCAAGcaaaaaataatcccaaacaTCAGATTGGTGTGTAAATTGAAAGAATACTCTGCTGCTAGAGATGGGGATAATTCACTGTTATTTTCGAAATGGTGATGACTCATCCACCATACGAGCTGCATATATGTATGGCATTCTGCACCTTCCAAAGCATGGGCCACATAGTGGATGGAACAACTGATCAAAAGaatttaaccatctgattttgatggaTGAATATGGATCCCTGACCATTCTATAGTGGGCTAGGTGCAATAAGGTGGCAGAACATCTCCACTTCTGCAAATTGCCTGTTATGAAAAGAAAGCACAAAAGTGGCGAACTCGGGGCTCACCCATCTTGCCCCACTACACAATGATGAGACCATTCATCTAAAAGGATGAAATATAGGTGGACGTCATGGCAAAAATCTCAGCAATCAGAGTGGTGGTTCAATTCTgtgtggatggtgaggatctctTCTCAATTGAACTTTTGGGATTACCATGTGTCAGGGCATAAGGTGGCGGGAGCTTAGGAGTAAACTTACCAACATGAATCCTGTTTACAACTGCTTGTATAGGCATAAGCTCATCTGCTGATGGTTTAGTGTCCAAAATCATCTGAACAACTTGCAGCAACTCCTCTCTGGCAGCTATATGCAATGGCGATTCACCAGCTTCATTAACCAAACACGCCAATTTCCAATCTGATTCTAATAACTTCATGGCCACAGGCCCATGCCGATTTCTCAATGCTTCGTGTAAGGCCGTGTTCTTTTCCTTGTTGGTCATCCTAAGTAGCCCCAGACTTCTGTCTTCTGTCTCAATCCAATTCAATAGGATTTCAACCACATTGAGCCGTCCAGTCCTTGTGGCACAGTGTAAAGGAGTGTCACCTGTGGAATTCACTTGcatgagatgggccccacatcagccCAAGATCTCTTTGGTGAACTCTGCATGTCCTAATCTAGCTGCAATGTGTAGGGCATTGTTCATTTGGGGAGCTGTAGAGTGGAGAATTTGTTGGTCCTCATCTTTGATGGCTTTCAGGAGTGGGACGCTCCCTCGTCTTGCGGCCTCATGTAATTGGGGGTCCATGCTTTTGATGCAAAGGCTAGGATTAATGCTCTCACATCTCTAATAATTGCCAGAGGGCCTTTATCCTTGTGGGACATATACTGGTTCTAGCATTAGCACCCGAACATTGGTGAAGACAAGGGCATAAGATGATAGATACAAGAGACTGATGCCCCCATCAACATGATTTTCTAGATGGGGCCAAAATGCAGCAATTTCCAGATAAACAAATCCATCCATTGTCCAAGCAATACAGTGATGGACCATGaataaaaaatcacattgatggCTGAAAGTCATCAACCAGTAGCTTGTTTTTTTGTCAATATGGTAACTTCTTTATGTTTTTCTAGGCCCATGATGTATTGTCATTTCTTTGTTTTTTAATAAATTGAAAACATTTGAATGGACAATTGAAAACAGAACTCATTGAATTGAAAGCAAAAAATCCTTGTCAAGGAATGTTTTttcattgtgatttttggaccatggtgTAACCCTGGTTGTTTCCATCCAATGAATGGTTTTTGAGTATAGTACTATTGCTATATGTAGGCACCATCTAGCGGTGTAAAACCGGAGGGGCAAGATTTACTACATATTCGAATAAAATCTGGAGAATGAAACAGCAAGATAAGAACTTGATTGACAACAAACAGAAAGACATGGCAGTTGAAAGAAGGGATCATTGGGTGTGTAGACCATACACCATCATTCGATGTATGCATATCAGCTCTTGGCACCTCCTAAGTCCTACCTGGGCACGCATTTTAAAACTATCTTCAGATAAGGACTAAGGTAAGAGTACAATGCCTTAGATTGTGAGATAACATGAGCAGTTGCAGTTATCACACACACAAATAATGGTGTACAGTTGAAACAGGCCCAACGGTTGTGTTTGGGCATCTGTGATACCCAGGGCCAACAGGGTGCCTGAGCCTCAAAGCATGTTGAGATAAAAAACAGGAAATCCATGTCCTTCTTGAGGTGGAAGAGCTTGAAATAGCAATGCATGTTTTCTTATGTTGGTACCATTCCCTTTGCAATTTGGGTACTACATAAATCAAGGTCCAGAGATTTTTGGGCATGCTTCGACAATGAAGGGGGATATCAGACCAACGGCTCGAATAAACCAACCATGGCCCCCACATGAGAAGATTAGGTACCAAACATGGAACACGGCCTTGTATAATTGCATTAttcaattaaatataatattttatcattTAATAATGCATTTCAATTTCTTAAAACCATGCTTGGAGGCAACCTTCCATCTAATCCCAAGGCCAAGCAAGGAAGAAGGGATTGATGTCAGGTGGGCAGCCACTTGTGAAAACATTTGCTAAGCAGACATTAGAATTCTTATTTCAAACATCAATAGTGAAATAGCTCTTGTAAACAAAAGTCACAAATCTCGTTCTCGTCAATTTCTCAGTCCAGGAAGGATTCTCAGATTTTGAGGGTTTTCTCAGGACGTTATCAGGAGTCTGGCTGtagctaaaaaatttaaaaatcttaatATAAATTAATgcataatattaaaattttaatatatgtacgtaatgaaaaaaaaaaaaaaaatcacttaaaaaaattatgataatttcttttaaaaaaataaaaaataaaactgcgAATAAATAAACTTTACTGAGATTATGAAAATCTTACAGTATTAACAAATTAATATCATTTGCTTAATTTTCTGCGAAAAACATCACAAGATTTTCATAATCTCAGCTATATTTCTCACAGTC
This region of Magnolia sinica isolate HGM2019 chromosome 1, MsV1, whole genome shotgun sequence genomic DNA includes:
- the LOC131246136 gene encoding protein ACCELERATED CELL DEATH 6-like, whose amino-acid sequence is MTNKEKNTALHEALRNRHGPVAMKLLESDWKLACLVNEAGESPLHIAAREELLQVVQMILDTKPSADELMPIQAVVNRIHVGNELPTFQKISAMLSFCIIISLLNSMQTHQWEQKRDIVRIQDTHGRTALHYAACQDKPTIVSMLLRSDRSLAYILDNNGCSPLHIAAASGSPLVITELLKHCPDVSEQLDPSGKNVFHIAIIYSKYSTVHCLLRMPELEGMINEPNADGNTLLHLAAKYRSDALLLLLSRDRRVDMTIMNKDGQTALDLIEMDLENHEIQLLMLKYLRYHGAIHGRRQQMPSGIEETRLQNIDVADWNERYKARVSTYTLVAALIATVTFAAAFTMPGGYRNDDPNQGAAVLVKRWSFKAFLFSNTIALCCSLIVVVCFIWAWGHHMSFLRDMLMWGHRLTIIACLALMVSFMAAVYAVVAPECLWLAILILAIGFSGPFLVYCLIGHTICYIPF